One genomic window of Aethina tumida isolate Nest 87 chromosome 3, icAetTumi1.1, whole genome shotgun sequence includes the following:
- the LOC109606899 gene encoding meiosis-specific nuclear structural protein 1-like → MAFTKDASDISIRQEVHMMNISRFQNMKRFLHRCGRESTLIENDLRRQQNEENKYKQNVCEENLAKELSELQRKELREKKYKQYLRETSHELRDLENKLKKGYVQKELAAQIAQRESNRIFEKLKAKQEQETITKMRVNDMERNKIKIQEKKAKQLEYRHELHNQMIFHEKMKRREYEQKLQDKKSIDDILERLHEENRAALCKKIQEHQTAHEEIDKILLAREELKNRKIKEIEEENLKIHQKNREVERISKEQRPIKTISSQFQKFIDKLYDDKVADIKGQEIRQVVLEDELQLAEDRKVQHNKEQKEAKEAELKKFLYSQIIEKQNRKKQEAEQEAKYSEMFNKKALEEESLEKLARQEYKEKQLAIQRENKEMIDAKRQRYAERKQYQKFDRLSILKEKDEEQKIINEDRMDLLKMHRKSLTGFLPKDVLRPEDLISLDAA, encoded by the coding sequence atggctTTTACAAAAGATGCATCAGATATAAGCATTCGTCAAGAAGTGCACATGATGAATATATCAAGGTTTCAAAACATGAAGAGATTTTTACATCGTTGTGGAAGAGAATCTACATTGATAGAAAATGATTTGAGAAGGCAACAGAAtgaggaaaataaatataaacaaaatgtgtGCGAAGAGAATCTTGCCAAAGAACTTTCAGAATTGCAAAGAAAGGAACTTAGAGAGAAGAAGTACAAACAATATCTTAGAGAAACATCTCACGAATTAAGGGAcctggaaaataaattaaaaaaggggTATGTTCAAAAAGAACTTGCAGCTCAAATAGCACAAAGGGAAAGTAAtcgtatatttgaaaaattaaaagctaAACAAGAACAAGAGACAATTACTAAGATGCGGGTGAACGATATGGAGAGAAACAAGATAAAAATCCAGGAAAAAAAAGCGAAACAACTTGAGTATAGACACGAACTACATAATCAAATGATCTTCCACGAAAAGATGAAAAGAAGAGAATATGAGCAAAAATTGCAAGATAAGAAATCAATTGATGACATATTGGAAAGACTACATGAAGAAAATAGAGCCGCATTATgcaaaaaaatacaagaacATCAAACAGCTCATGAAGAAATAGACAAAATCTTGCTGGCCAGAGAGGAGCTCAagaacagaaaaattaaagaaattgaagaagaaaatttgaaaatccaCCAAAAAAATAGGGAAGTTGAAAGAATCTCAAAAGAACAACGACCGATTAAAACAATCAGTAGCCAGTTCCAAAAATTCATTGACAAATTATATGATGATAAAGTGGCTGACATTAAAGGACAAGAGATTCGCCAAGTGGTTCTGGAAGACGAGCTACAATTAGCTGAAGATCGTAAAGTACAGCACAATAAGGAGCAGAAAGAAGCCAAAGAGGCCGagctaaaaaaatttttgtattcccAAATTATTGAAAAGCAAAATAGAAAAAAGCAGGAAGCCGAGCAAGAAGCTAAGTACAGtgaaatgttcaacaaaaaggcTTTGGAGGAAGAATCATTGGAGAAGCTCGCCAGACAAGAGTACAAAGAAAAACAGCTTGCCATACAGagagaaaataaagaaatgatAGACGCTAAGAGGCAGAGATACGCGGAAAGGAAGCAATACCAGAAATTCGATCGCTTAAGCATTTTGAAAGAGAAAGATGAAGAACAAAAGATTATAAACGAGGATCGAATGGACCTTCTTAAAATGCACCGCAAGAGTCTGACTGGTTTTCTTCCAAAGGACGTGTTGAGGCCTGAGGATTTAATATCGTTGGACGCAGCATAA